Proteins encoded in a region of the Clostridium butyricum genome:
- a CDS encoding DUF4883 family protein — MFKKFLLPLLLLLVLSLNGCISQNSKYINFTSKPNNHYYTDELKNKILNNEKFSLSVFDTNLYKEIPVNKDEFVIIDNFLTSISSDNYLQYDSKPDAKEIYRITISFDDFKYLIRVYDSSIVAISPWDGNYQEDIISMENIPLRYNLLDFCNHIQNKPIQKN, encoded by the coding sequence ATGTTTAAGAAGTTTTTACTGCCATTATTGCTATTACTGGTTTTAAGTCTAAATGGATGTATTTCTCAAAATTCTAAATACATAAATTTTACTTCCAAACCAAACAATCATTACTATACAGATGAACTTAAAAATAAAATATTAAACAACGAAAAGTTTTCTTTATCAGTATTTGATACAAATTTATATAAAGAAATTCCTGTAAACAAAGATGAATTTGTAATAATTGATAACTTTCTTACTTCTATTTCTTCTGATAATTACCTTCAATATGATTCTAAGCCAGATGCAAAAGAGATATATAGAATCACTATTTCATTTGATGATTTTAAATATTTAATTCGCGTATATGACTCTTCAATCGTTGCCATTTCTCCATGGGATGGAAATTATCAAGAAGATATTATTTCAATGGAAAATATTCCTCTACGCTATAATTTGCTTGATTTTTGTAACCACATACAAAACAAACCTATTCAAAAAAATTAA
- a CDS encoding pyruvate kinase, with protein MYIIGTVGPTVKDRTVLKGIIDGGANALRFNFAHGSNDEFLEFLKTAREIKPDISIMLDTSGTKLRISNKFQYIYKIYDGEEIFFCGEDKYEIIKTVINQYRSKIIPLNIKNDMLHENEFSSISIKDNTMIFEVIEKNDELIRAKAIKGGVIRKGKGCNIKGFNRSMLSLSKEDKKAIIWGIRNNVNIICQSFVESAQDVKEVKKFIEDHKGDETNIKIWAKVETSNGANNIKNILKEADGIVIGRGDLIPETSIEETPIYEERIIREVSKNKEKDLIIGTHIFNSMKSGKIPQLSEVESVYNFIKNGVTGFLLAGETSIGKAPVKTVKFLKDLERIYNGNS; from the coding sequence ATGTATATTATAGGTACTGTTGGACCAACAGTTAAGGATAGGACTGTGCTCAAGGGGATAATAGATGGTGGAGCAAATGCTCTCAGGTTTAACTTTGCTCATGGTAGTAATGATGAATTCCTAGAATTTTTAAAGACTGCAAGAGAAATAAAACCTGATATAAGTATAATGCTTGATACTTCTGGAACTAAATTAAGAATATCAAATAAATTTCAATATATATATAAAATCTATGATGGAGAGGAAATATTCTTTTGCGGAGAAGATAAATATGAAATAATAAAAACAGTAATTAATCAATATAGGAGTAAAATAATACCTCTTAATATTAAAAATGATATGTTACATGAAAATGAATTTAGCAGTATTTCAATAAAGGATAACACTATGATTTTTGAAGTGATAGAAAAAAATGATGAACTTATAAGAGCAAAAGCAATAAAAGGTGGTGTTATTCGTAAGGGGAAAGGATGCAATATAAAGGGCTTTAATAGGAGTATGTTATCACTTAGTAAAGAAGATAAGAAAGCTATAATATGGGGGATTAGAAATAATGTAAATATTATATGTCAGTCTTTTGTTGAAAGTGCCCAAGATGTAAAAGAGGTAAAAAAATTTATAGAAGATCATAAAGGTGATGAAACTAATATAAAGATATGGGCAAAGGTAGAAACTTCAAATGGCGCAAACAATATAAAAAATATATTAAAGGAAGCTGATGGAATTGTAATAGGGAGAGGGGATTTGATTCCTGAAACTTCAATTGAAGAAACTCCTATATATGAAGAGAGAATAATAAGAGAAGTATCAAAGAATAAGGAAAAAGATTTAATTATTGGGACACATATTTTTAATAGTATGAAATCTGGTAAAATTCCACAGCTTTCTGAGGTTGAAAGTGTTTATAATTTTATTAAAAATGGAGTTACAGGTTTTTTACTGGCAGGAGAAACATCTATTGGTAAAGCTCCAGTAAAGACAGTGAAATTTCTTAAAGACTTAGAACGTATATATAATGGAAATAGTTAA
- a CDS encoding J domain-containing protein, producing the protein MNPYEILGVNPGASQDEIKSAYRKLIKKYHPDQYGDNPLKELAQDKLIEINKAYEMLTKDSGKSNNYNNNTSSSWNSNSSNNYSNNTFNDFQDVRRMIQNRNFANAEQRLNSINNRNAEWHFLYGVVMYNKNWYDSALDHINTAVSMDPNNFEYRQTLNSLRQRGNNFSNQYYRTTRTNNNDACDCCINLWCLDTLCECTGGDLIGCC; encoded by the coding sequence ATGAACCCATACGAAATATTAGGCGTAAATCCTGGTGCAAGTCAGGATGAAATAAAAAGTGCCTATAGAAAACTTATAAAAAAATATCACCCAGATCAATACGGAGACAATCCATTAAAAGAATTAGCTCAAGATAAACTTATCGAAATAAATAAAGCATATGAAATGCTTACAAAAGATTCTGGTAAATCAAATAATTATAACAATAATACATCATCATCTTGGAATTCAAATTCTAGTAATAACTACTCTAATAATACTTTCAATGATTTTCAAGACGTAAGAAGAATGATACAAAATCGTAATTTTGCAAATGCAGAACAAAGACTAAATAGCATTAATAATAGAAATGCTGAATGGCATTTCTTATACGGAGTTGTTATGTACAATAAAAACTGGTATGATTCTGCTCTAGACCATATAAATACAGCTGTAAGTATGGATCCTAACAACTTTGAATACAGACAAACATTAAATTCTCTAAGACAAAGAGGCAATAATTTTTCAAATCAATATTACAGAACTACAAGAACAAATAACAATGATGCTTGCGATTGCTGTATTAATTTATGGTGCTTAGATACATTATGTGAGTGTACAGGCGGAGACTTAATAGGCTGCTGCTAA
- a CDS encoding DUF5685 family protein has product MFGYVTPLKGELKVKDFGRFKCYYCGLCCHIKKQFGNIPRLSLNYDMTFLGLLLDALNPDEVEVASHRCILHPTEKKVVISNNKAVSYAAYINISLFYYKLVDDVQDDKLLKSKIFASVLNPYRKKFPKSVLKIDNEIKMYLNELSTLENSKSFSSLDEICDPFSKLVGTVFKNYPYELTDDSDTLRDTLYTLGYSIGKWIYLIDALDDLKKDLEDKKFNPINFLYNKDNMIYEEFIESIKPRIEFTILNCGYSIKDNLMTLNLNRNKDILYNIVELGLMDKYIKVINHPDDTNETKRSDL; this is encoded by the coding sequence TTGTTTGGATATGTTACTCCATTAAAGGGAGAACTAAAAGTAAAAGATTTTGGCAGGTTTAAATGTTATTATTGTGGTTTATGCTGCCACATAAAAAAGCAGTTTGGAAACATACCTAGATTGTCTCTCAATTATGATATGACTTTTTTAGGCTTGCTTTTAGATGCCTTAAATCCCGATGAAGTAGAAGTCGCTTCTCACAGGTGCATTCTTCATCCAACAGAAAAGAAAGTAGTTATAAGCAACAACAAAGCTGTATCATACGCTGCATATATAAATATATCTCTCTTTTACTATAAACTTGTTGATGATGTTCAAGATGACAAATTATTAAAAAGCAAAATTTTTGCTTCTGTATTAAATCCATATAGAAAAAAATTTCCAAAGTCAGTTTTAAAAATTGATAATGAAATTAAAATGTATTTAAATGAACTTTCAACATTAGAAAATAGTAAGTCTTTTTCTTCATTAGATGAAATATGTGATCCATTTAGCAAACTTGTAGGTACTGTTTTTAAAAATTATCCTTATGAACTAACTGATGATTCTGATACACTTCGGGATACACTTTACACATTAGGATATTCTATAGGTAAATGGATTTATCTAATTGATGCTCTTGATGATTTAAAAAAAGATCTTGAAGATAAAAAATTCAATCCAATTAATTTTTTATATAATAAAGATAATATGATATATGAAGAATTTATAGAATCTATTAAACCTCGTATTGAATTTACCATATTAAATTGTGGATACAGCATAAAAGATAATTTAATGACTTTAAATCTAAATAGAAATAAAGATATCTTATATAATATTGTTGAACTTGGATTGATGGATAAATATATAAAAGTTATTAATCATCCTGATGATACTAATGAAACAAAAAGGAGTGACTTATAA
- a CDS encoding rubredoxin-like domain-containing protein produces MKKFVCTVCGYVYEGEAAPEKCPVCGVGPEKFMEQSGEMTWASEHVIGVAQGASEDIMADLRANFEGECCEVGMYLAMARVAHREGYPEVGMYYEKAAFEEAEHAAKFAELLGEVVTNSTKKNLELRVEAENGATAGKTDLAKRAKAANLDAIHDTVHEMARDEARHGKAFKGLLDRYFA; encoded by the coding sequence ATGAAAAAGTTTGTTTGTACAGTATGTGGATATGTATATGAAGGTGAAGCAGCACCAGAAAAGTGCCCAGTATGTGGAGTAGGACCAGAAAAATTCATGGAACAAAGTGGAGAAATGACATGGGCATCTGAACATGTAATTGGTGTAGCACAAGGTGCTTCAGAAGATATAATGGCAGATTTAAGAGCTAACTTTGAAGGAGAATGTTGTGAAGTAGGAATGTACTTAGCAATGGCTAGAGTTGCTCATAGAGAAGGTTATCCAGAAGTAGGAATGTACTATGAAAAGGCAGCTTTCGAAGAAGCAGAACATGCAGCTAAATTTGCTGAATTATTAGGAGAAGTTGTTACAAACTCAACTAAGAAGAACTTAGAATTAAGAGTAGAAGCAGAAAATGGAGCTACAGCTGGTAAGACTGACTTAGCTAAGAGAGCTAAAGCAGCTAACTTAGATGCTATACATGATACAGTTCATGAAATGGCTAGAGATGAAGCTAGACATGGTAAAGCATTCAAAGGATTATTAGATAGATATTTCGCATAA
- a CDS encoding macro domain-containing protein, giving the protein MTKLKILLGDITKLKFDAIVNAANTSLLGGGGVDGSIHKACGSRLLDECRDLNGCLTGNSKLSQSYNLTELGIYWIIHTVGPIFRNNGSEEKYLRRSYNSALNVAANYAHIYLEQSMQVINDNLYRFSAPSFIGNKKKENLITDVKTYIDEHPIKTIAFPSISTGAYGYPLENATRVALDEITSFINEYPETFEEIAMICYDQKTFDTFNNAYEKYYVNNNAAL; this is encoded by the coding sequence TTGACAAAATTAAAAATACTATTAGGAGATATAACAAAATTAAAGTTTGATGCAATTGTAAATGCGGCTAATACTTCTCTTCTTGGAGGTGGTGGTGTTGATGGCAGCATTCATAAAGCATGCGGAAGCAGACTTTTAGACGAATGTAGAGATTTAAATGGGTGTCTCACTGGGAATTCAAAACTTTCTCAGTCATATAACCTTACAGAATTAGGGATTTATTGGATAATACACACTGTAGGTCCTATTTTTAGAAATAATGGCTCTGAAGAAAAGTATTTAAGACGTTCGTATAATTCAGCCTTAAATGTTGCTGCTAATTATGCTCATATATATCTTGAACAAAGTATGCAGGTTATTAATGATAACCTATACCGCTTTAGTGCTCCAAGTTTTATTGGAAATAAAAAGAAAGAAAATTTAATTACAGATGTAAAAACTTATATTGATGAACACCCTATTAAGACTATAGCTTTTCCATCTATAAGTACAGGAGCATATGGATATCCCCTTGAAAATGCGACTAGAGTTGCTTTAGATGAGATTACATCTTTTATAAATGAATATCCTGAAACTTTTGAGGAAATTGCAATGATATGCTATGATCAAAAAACTTTTGATACATTTAACAATGCTTATGAAAAATATTATGTAAATAATAATGCTGCTTTATAA
- a CDS encoding HAMP domain-containing sensor histidine kinase, with translation MFIKRRITISNILMLIIPVILIAILAGVIREPFFRLVEEKMNFIEENHPGAYIIQDSIKIDMKKLEDKNFLENLPKDLEKILQPKGYHLIIRYGKEVIFSNLTESDNKSISEIGEDILIKSNSLVLEKKELSLVKNSLMYNNKPLNIIAVNSDYRPLRIDIREQMTTFMIGYIGVVIVLAVIIVTVTNGILSSKIYKNVIEPLELLSYGADQIKNGNLDFDMNYEYDDEFKQVCDDFDEMRIRLRESVQAKLRYEENRKELMAGISHDLRTPLTGIKGYVEGLIDGVANTPEKVNKYLYTIHRKACDMDELVDRLFLFSKLDTGKYPFDFDIIYINEYLKKLYEDIKEDLYKRGLKISYIDQCSENVKAKIDCREIRRVIFNILDNAVKYNENEDKKSEILIHEENEWIVIEISDNGNGVNDEMLSKLFESFYRGDPSRTNPSQGSGLGLAISKSIIEAHRGQIEALNNNGLMIIIKLPIFLDYME, from the coding sequence ATGTTTATAAAGAGAAGAATTACAATTTCCAATATATTAATGCTTATAATACCTGTAATACTTATTGCTATCTTAGCGGGTGTAATAAGAGAGCCGTTCTTTAGATTAGTCGAAGAGAAAATGAATTTTATTGAAGAAAATCATCCTGGTGCATATATAATTCAAGATTCTATAAAAATAGATATGAAGAAATTAGAAGATAAGAATTTTCTTGAGAACCTGCCAAAGGATTTAGAGAAAATTTTACAACCAAAAGGATATCATCTTATAATAAGGTATGGTAAGGAAGTTATTTTTTCTAATTTAACAGAGAGTGATAATAAGTCTATTTCAGAAATTGGTGAAGATATTTTAATTAAATCAAACTCACTTGTTTTAGAAAAGAAAGAACTTTCTTTAGTGAAAAATAGTCTTATGTACAATAACAAGCCGCTAAATATTATTGCAGTAAATTCAGATTATAGACCATTGCGCATTGATATAAGGGAGCAAATGACAACTTTTATGATTGGATACATAGGTGTTGTTATTGTTTTGGCTGTTATAATAGTTACTGTGACTAATGGAATTTTATCATCAAAAATTTATAAAAATGTAATTGAACCACTAGAACTTTTAAGTTATGGAGCAGATCAAATCAAAAATGGTAATTTAGATTTTGATATGAATTATGAATATGACGATGAATTCAAACAAGTATGCGATGATTTTGATGAAATGAGAATAAGACTAAGAGAAAGTGTACAAGCTAAATTAAGATATGAAGAAAATAGAAAAGAGCTTATGGCCGGAATTTCTCATGATTTAAGAACGCCTTTAACAGGAATAAAGGGATATGTTGAAGGATTGATTGATGGAGTTGCAAATACTCCTGAGAAAGTGAATAAATATCTATACACTATACATAGAAAAGCATGTGATATGGATGAGTTAGTAGATAGATTGTTTTTATTCTCAAAATTAGATACTGGGAAGTATCCATTTGATTTTGATATAATATATATAAATGAATATTTGAAAAAATTGTATGAGGATATAAAAGAAGATTTATATAAGAGAGGACTTAAAATTTCTTATATAGATCAATGTTCAGAAAATGTTAAAGCTAAGATAGATTGTAGAGAGATACGAAGAGTAATATTTAATATACTTGATAATGCTGTTAAGTATAATGAAAATGAAGATAAAAAAAGTGAAATTTTAATACATGAGGAGAATGAATGGATTGTTATTGAAATTAGTGACAATGGAAATGGAGTTAATGATGAAATGCTATCAAAGCTTTTTGAAAGTTTTTATAGAGGAGATCCATCTAGAACTAATCCAAGTCAGGGAAGTGGACTTGGACTAGCTATCTCTAAAAGTATAATTGAAGCTCATAGAGGTCAAATTGAAGCCTTAAATAATAATGGATTAATGATAATAATAAAACTTCCTATATTTTTAGATTATATGGAGTAG
- a CDS encoding response regulator transcription factor: MKKILIIEDDKSIAELEQDYLEINGFKAEIALTGVSGLEKAINKEYDLILLDVMLPGKDGFEICQEIRKVKEIPILLVTAKKDDIYIIRGLGIGADDYIVKPFSPSELVARVTAHMNRYERLTSMDKTHGKSQNIISIGRLNINSDSRRVYIGDTEIKLANKEFELLVFLASNPNIVFSKDTLLDRIWGEESFGDTSTVTVHINRIREKIEIDTSNPQYIETVWGAGYRFSL, from the coding sequence GTGAAGAAAATATTGATTATAGAAGATGATAAAAGTATAGCTGAATTAGAACAAGATTACCTTGAAATAAATGGATTTAAAGCAGAAATAGCTCTTACGGGAGTCAGTGGACTAGAAAAGGCTATTAATAAAGAATATGATCTGATTTTGCTTGATGTAATGCTTCCAGGTAAAGATGGATTTGAAATATGTCAGGAAATAAGAAAAGTAAAAGAAATTCCAATACTTTTAGTAACAGCTAAAAAAGATGATATTTATATAATAAGAGGTCTTGGAATTGGTGCAGATGATTATATTGTAAAACCTTTTAGCCCAAGTGAACTTGTGGCAAGAGTTACAGCTCATATGAATAGATATGAGAGACTTACTTCCATGGATAAAACTCATGGAAAATCACAAAATATAATATCAATAGGAAGATTAAATATAAATTCTGATTCGAGAAGGGTTTATATTGGTGATACTGAGATAAAGCTCGCTAATAAAGAGTTTGAATTATTAGTATTTTTAGCATCGAACCCTAACATAGTATTTTCTAAGGATACGCTGCTGGATAGAATATGGGGAGAAGAGTCTTTTGGAGATACTTCAACTGTCACGGTGCATATTAATAGAATAAGGGAAAAGATTGAAATTGATACAAGTAATCCACAATACATTGAGACGGTATGGGGTGCTGGTTATAGATTTAGTCTTTAA
- a CDS encoding TolC family protein, whose amino-acid sequence MKRKLIAFLLVLFTALSISGTKAYCSDTQTISFSNIKSIMIENSIDMKIADNNLKNTKQELQKINDSIEDLGDGSYKGSTISKNISTLEDEVEELESTVKSLKSQLDSLTDSDPSYSEVKSEYEDKNASLTKKQSTLEQLKGYKKSRTTAQRNLKKAELTYNQTVEDAVYKAQQSYVSCLSTTSQLENKKNTLEYNTKKSEISKLQYESGFLSKKDYENTITDNTDSENEIKELESKNEIALNNLKLTLGISQGVDVNLDNNVESDFNSVMSINYSEDLKEMLKNSIDISVSNLEVDWAKDDDDEDDDDDNDYENYTLENKELSLDKQSITSEINFKEKYNNLMTAYNSIKSSYDKLQQSQEDYGVSSKKYSLGFITKNELEKAKLDLDSKMSDFNSERNDFYLKYLDYTQMKEGY is encoded by the coding sequence TTGAAGAGAAAATTAATAGCATTTTTGCTTGTACTTTTTACTGCATTGAGCATCTCAGGTACGAAAGCTTACTGTTCTGATACGCAGACAATTTCTTTCAGCAATATTAAATCTATTATGATTGAAAATAGTATAGATATGAAAATTGCAGACAATAATTTAAAAAATACAAAGCAGGAATTGCAAAAAATAAATGATAGTATAGAAGATTTAGGGGATGGTAGCTATAAAGGATCTACCATTAGTAAAAATATAAGTACATTGGAAGATGAAGTTGAAGAATTAGAAAGTACAGTTAAATCTTTAAAAAGTCAACTTGATTCTTTGACTGATAGTGATCCTTCATATTCAGAGGTTAAAAGTGAATATGAAGATAAGAATGCGAGTTTAACTAAGAAGCAGTCAACTTTGGAACAACTTAAGGGTTATAAAAAAAGTAGAACTACAGCACAACGTAATTTAAAGAAAGCAGAACTTACTTATAATCAGACAGTTGAAGATGCAGTATATAAAGCACAACAGTCATATGTAAGTTGTCTTTCTACTACCTCTCAATTAGAAAATAAAAAAAATACATTGGAATATAACACAAAAAAATCTGAAATAAGTAAATTACAATATGAAAGTGGTTTTTTATCAAAGAAAGATTATGAAAATACTATAACTGATAATACTGATAGCGAAAATGAAATAAAAGAACTTGAAAGTAAAAACGAAATAGCATTGAATAATTTAAAACTTACTCTTGGAATTTCTCAAGGAGTTGATGTTAATCTTGATAATAATGTAGAATCTGATTTTAATTCAGTAATGTCAATTAATTATAGTGAAGATTTAAAAGAAATGTTAAAAAACAGTATAGATATATCGGTTTCAAATCTAGAAGTTGATTGGGCAAAGGATGATGATGACGAAGACGATGATGATGACAATGATTATGAAAACTATACTTTAGAAAATAAAGAATTATCATTAGACAAGCAGTCTATTACTTCAGAAATTAATTTTAAGGAAAAATATAATAATCTTATGACAGCATATAATTCAATAAAAAGCAGTTATGATAAATTACAACAGAGTCAGGAAGATTATGGAGTATCAAGTAAAAAGTATTCTTTAGGTTTTATTACAAAAAATGAATTGGAAAAAGCAAAGCTTGACTTAGATAGCAAAATGTCAGATTTTAATTCAGAAAGAAATGATTTTTACCTAAAGTATCTAGATTATACTCAAATGAAGGAGGGCTATTAA
- a CDS encoding efflux RND transporter periplasmic adaptor subunit, producing MDLKIKNDKDTKQNVKVKSGIVKSGILKKIFNKKVIAVICAIAVAGGGFTVYKVKTGAKKNTQSSRVRYTSLSKTNLYKMVSSSGAIKSGTSTSIYSNLNDYNVQQINVEVGDEVKKGDVLAIIDTSTLEDDIEKQELSVSANEKKAQIALEQAKDTYENSVYLYENNLNTTLVNAQAAVDQNKLSLDNKKSIYEYKQMMLDNGEESSQNVNLAKIDYENAQSDYDKSQIALSAAKVSVEQEIEKNKKSYESAQAAVDDTSSRLALEKQKEKLKDKEVVATVDGIVTAVNASVGSKCEDSLFVIQDLNDLIVKVSVDETEIANVAVGQKVQVTTDASTEILDGEVVTVDPISSAAASETSTSSSSSSSSKSSGTSSTSSNSTSSDVTFTVKVQITSEDIDKAVKVGMNAVVNIIIGESDDVFAVPYESIIDNHGQKSIYEAEEQNGQYVVKEISVTTGLESDMNTEIEGEDLKEGMIVLNDPSNYHVGSVVDINNGR from the coding sequence GTGGACTTAAAGATTAAAAATGATAAGGATACAAAGCAGAATGTTAAAGTAAAGTCTGGTATTGTAAAATCTGGAATTTTAAAAAAAATATTTAACAAAAAAGTTATTGCAGTAATATGTGCCATAGCAGTTGCAGGTGGTGGATTTACAGTATATAAAGTAAAGACTGGAGCTAAAAAGAATACACAATCAAGTAGAGTAAGATATACATCTTTAAGTAAAACTAATTTATATAAGATGGTAAGTTCATCAGGAGCTATTAAGAGTGGAACATCAACAAGCATTTATTCTAATCTTAATGATTATAATGTTCAACAGATAAATGTAGAAGTAGGGGATGAAGTAAAAAAGGGTGATGTTCTTGCAATTATAGATACATCAACTTTAGAAGATGACATTGAAAAGCAGGAATTAAGTGTAAGTGCAAATGAAAAAAAAGCTCAGATTGCACTTGAACAAGCAAAAGATACATATGAAAATTCTGTGTATCTATATGAAAATAATTTAAATACAACTCTTGTTAATGCACAGGCAGCAGTTGATCAGAATAAGCTATCTCTTGATAATAAAAAGAGTATATATGAGTATAAGCAGATGATGCTTGATAATGGAGAAGAGTCAAGCCAGAATGTAAATTTAGCCAAAATAGATTATGAAAATGCTCAGTCTGATTATGATAAATCTCAGATAGCTTTAAGTGCAGCAAAAGTAAGTGTTGAACAAGAAATAGAAAAGAATAAAAAGAGCTATGAAAGTGCTCAAGCAGCAGTCGATGATACAAGCTCTAGGCTTGCACTTGAAAAACAGAAAGAAAAATTAAAGGATAAAGAAGTTGTAGCTACTGTTGATGGAATTGTGACAGCAGTAAATGCATCAGTTGGTTCTAAATGTGAAGACTCATTGTTTGTAATTCAAGATTTAAATGATCTTATAGTAAAAGTCAGTGTTGATGAAACAGAAATTGCAAATGTAGCAGTTGGACAAAAAGTACAGGTTACTACAGATGCATCTACTGAAATTCTTGACGGTGAAGTTGTAACTGTTGATCCTATTTCAAGTGCTGCAGCATCAGAAACTTCAACAAGCAGTAGTAGCAGTAGCAGTAGTAAAAGTAGTGGAACTTCATCAACAAGTAGTAATTCAACAAGTAGTGATGTTACTTTTACAGTTAAAGTACAGATAACGAGTGAAGATATTGATAAAGCTGTTAAAGTTGGGATGAATGCAGTTGTAAATATTATTATAGGTGAATCTGATGATGTGTTTGCAGTACCGTATGAATCTATAATAGACAACCATGGACAAAAATCTATATATGAAGCAGAAGAGCAGAATGGTCAATATGTAGTTAAAGAAATTTCAGTTACTACAGGATTAGAGTCAGATATGAATACAGAAATAGAAGGAGAAGATTTAAAAGAAGGAATGATTGTATTAAATGATCCTTCAAATTATCACGTTGGTAGCGTTGTTGACATAAACAATGGGAGGTAA
- a CDS encoding ABC transporter ATP-binding protein: MSENIIEMKDIRKSFYIGTPNQLNILKGIDITVKKGEFVSIVGQSGSGKSTLMNIIGALDRATSGSYVLSGTNIEDISDDGLSEVRNKKIGFVFQTYNLIPRNTVLKNVELPMLYAGVPTKERTERAMYFLEIVGMQDRIKHQPNELSGGQKQRVAIARALATNPSILLADEPTGALDSGTGRLVMDLFHKVHEEQGKTIVFITHNHELAEETERIVTLRDGNIVSDEYNDKFYRRYSDGEKLCL, translated from the coding sequence ATGAGTGAAAATATAATTGAAATGAAAGATATAAGAAAAAGTTTCTATATAGGCACTCCAAATCAGCTTAATATTTTAAAAGGTATAGATATTACTGTTAAAAAAGGAGAGTTTGTATCTATAGTTGGTCAGTCAGGTTCAGGTAAAAGTACATTGATGAATATAATTGGAGCACTTGACAGAGCAACGTCTGGCTCATATGTATTAAGTGGAACCAATATTGAAGATATTAGTGATGATGGATTATCAGAAGTAAGAAATAAGAAAATTGGATTTGTATTTCAGACATATAATTTAATACCTAGAAATACAGTTCTAAAAAATGTTGAACTTCCAATGCTTTATGCAGGTGTGCCAACAAAAGAGAGAACAGAAAGAGCAATGTATTTTTTAGAAATAGTGGGCATGCAGGATAGAATTAAGCATCAGCCAAATGAACTATCAGGTGGTCAAAAGCAGAGGGTAGCAATTGCAAGAGCACTTGCTACAAATCCAAGTATTTTACTTGCTGATGAACCTACAGGAGCACTTGATTCAGGAACTGGAAGATTAGTAATGGATTTATTTCATAAGGTTCATGAAGAGCAAGGAAAAACTATTGTTTTTATAACACATAATCATGAACTTGCAGAAGAAACAGAAAGAATAGTAACTTTAAGAGATGGAAATATAGTTTCTGACGAATATAATGACAAGTTCTACAGAAGATATAGTGATGGTGAAAAGCTATGTTTATAA